Proteins encoded in a region of the Kryptolebias marmoratus isolate JLee-2015 linkage group LG14, ASM164957v2, whole genome shotgun sequence genome:
- the dmtn gene encoding dematin has product MQKVEGRVTPVNLPSSRGPSTPGSPAAGIMTRLNDQVVAYKDLAALPRDKAILQVERPDLMTYQPHLSFSPLDPPRRERSLSPTTSSPNMSPEVKGRRAESDSGSPGGSMLQLQAERKISTSLQHFHRPDNGTNIYRKPPIYKQDVNKQAEGRGVVQSAKFPAAQPPDPNQPSKIETDYWPCPPSLAAMEIEWRKKKLEEEDEFEDLTEEAKTLQEQELEKIKSNLGRLILKEEKEKGIHFRRKTQSLPDRTHMHGSLSASASKSPSRSGLTRMQSAEFSTDGDKGRPAAQNGESRRERMDRGNSLPSILEQKIYPYEALIVTHRGRCKLPPGVDRTRLERHLSPEDFQKLFGMPIAEFDRLSLWRRNELKKKASLF; this is encoded by the exons ATGCAGAAG GTGGAGGGCCGTGTAACCCCAGTTAACCTGCCGTCCTCCAGGGGCCCGAGCACCCCAGGGTCCCCTGCTGCTGGCATCATG actCGTTTGAACGACCAGGTGGTGGCGTACAAAGATCTGGCAGCTCTGCCCCGAGACAAAGCCATCCTCCAGGTGGAGAGGCCCGACCTGATGACCTACCAGCCGCACCTGAGCTTCTCTCCACTCGACCCGCCGCGCAGagag CGCTCTCTGTCACCCACCACCTCGTCTCCCAACATGTCTCCTGAG GTGAAAGGTCGCAGAGCAGAGAGTGACAGTGGCTCACCTGGAGGATCcatgctgcagctgcaggctgAACGCAAGATCAGCACGAGCCTGCAGCATTTCCACCGACcag ATAACGGCACCAACATCTACAGGAAGCCCCCCATCTACAAACAGG ACGTGAACAAGCAGGCAGAGGGTCGCGGGGTCGTCCAGTCCGCCAAGTTTCCCGCCGCTCAGCCGCCGGACCCCAACCAGCCCTCCAAGATCGAGACAGACTACTGGCCCTGCCCGCCCTCGCTGGCTGCCAtgg AGATCGAGTGGAGGaagaagaagctggaggaggaagacgagttTGAGGACCTGACAGAAGAAGCCAAGACGCTgcaggagcaggagctggagaag ATCAAGTCCAACCTGGGCCGCCTGatcctgaaggaggagaaggaaaaggGCATTCACTTCAGGAGGAAGACACAGTCGCTGCCCGACAGAACGCACATGCACGGCA GTTTGTCAGCGAGTGCATCCAAGTCTCCTTCCCGCTCCGGCCTGACCAGA atgcAGTCGGCAGAGTTTTCCACAGACGGAGATAAAGGTCGACCAG ctgctcag AACGGAGAGTCTCGAAGGGAGCGCATGGACAGGGGCAACTCTCTGCCGAGCATCTTGGAGCAGAAG ATCTATCCATACGAAGCACTGATCGTGACCCACAGGGGGCGCTGTAAGCTGCCTCCAGGAGTGGACCGCACCCGGCTGGAG AGGCACCTCTCCCCAGAGGACTTCCAGAAACTGTTCGGGATGCCTATCGCCGAGTTTGACCGCCTGTCGCTATGGAGACGAAACGAACTGAAAAAGAAAGCCTCCCTTTTCTAA
- the LOC119617688 gene encoding transcription factor 7-like 1-C: protein MDLIKEFEQIVEGMEWGEMVSTLEETVLTLMGDPSVPPNPSSSPPPPPPLFLPAEPDFSPLPQTGGAHIGAFSGCPCLGSAPDNPADVQGQGQGQGQGQFISVPVVPLPHNIVLHPVGLLNGVVLFEALPAAAPLNTCSSEKKQREENYVKKPPNAFMLFLKEQQPKLLAELRGQSSRAVNKILGQRWKSLSPEGQAEYYQQAAQEWRLHELRHPQWSTSDNYGKKRKRQRRRRRDEASAETQQAKLFCETPPQTDSSSSLPAETEPQMRFVSEDIRGLSQRTNPRLRPSFTEFNK from the exons ATGGACCTGATCAAAGAGTTTGAACAGATCGTAGAGGGGATGGAGTGGGGGGAGATGGTTTCCACCCTCGAGGAGACCGTCTTAACCCTGATGGGTGACCCTTCTGTCCCTCCAAATCCTtcgtcctctcctcctcctcctcctcctcttttcctcccTGCTGAGCCTGACTTCAGCCCCCTCCCTCAGACAGGAGGGGCTCATATTGGAGCATTCAGTGGGTGCCCCTGCCTGGGATCAGCTCCTGATAACCCAGCAGATGttcagggacagggacagggacagggacagggacag tttATCAGCGTACCTGTGGTCCCCCTCCCTCACAACATCGTCCTGCATCCTGTTGGACTGCT GAACGGAGTGGTGTTGTTTGAggctcttcctgctgctgctcctctgaacacctgcagctcaga aaagaagcagagGGAAGAGAATTATGTGAAAAAGCCTCCAAACgccttcatgttgtttttaaaagagcagCAGCCGAAGCTGCTGGCTGAGCTCCGGGgacagagcagcagagctgtGAACAAAATCCTCGGACAGAGG TGGAAGTCTCTGTCTCCTGAGGGACAGGCTGAATATTACCAGCAGGCTGCGCAGGAATGGCGCCTCCATGAACTGAGACACCCCCAGTGGTCCACCAGCGACAACTAT ggcaagaagaggaagaggcagaggaggaggaggagggatgaag CGTCTGCAGAAACCCAGCAGGCCAAACTCTTCTGTGAGACGCCTCCACAGACAGACTCTTCGTCCTCTCTGCCAGCTGAGACTGAGCCTCAGATGAGATTTGTCTCAGAGGACATCAGAGGACTGTCTCAGAGGACCAACCCTCGTCTCAGACCCTCTTTTACTgagttcaataaataa